Proteins found in one Subtercola endophyticus genomic segment:
- a CDS encoding DUF3159 domain-containing protein produces the protein MSDPEERPLSFSEAFAAAARRSGIGQVAPGETPTANSLLKAMGGIRGLVESILPGLAFLVIYTFTKDLTPSVIVPVAVAVVFIIVRLVTRSAVMPAIVGLLGVAISAALALFTGKAEDNFLPGIIINAVSVIVLLGSIIARWPIIGLIVGVLTGDTFGWKADPAKFRVVLIATWCWVGLFAIRLGVEVPLYLAGQAEALASAKLLLGVPLYAGMLWVTWLLVRAAFGHQKAQQKADPGEG, from the coding sequence ATGTCAGATCCCGAAGAGCGCCCGCTCTCGTTCTCCGAAGCCTTCGCGGCCGCGGCCCGTCGTTCGGGCATCGGCCAGGTCGCACCGGGCGAGACGCCGACCGCCAACTCGCTGCTGAAGGCGATGGGCGGCATCCGGGGACTCGTGGAGTCGATTCTGCCGGGCCTGGCCTTTCTGGTGATCTACACCTTCACCAAAGACCTGACCCCGAGCGTCATCGTGCCGGTGGCTGTCGCGGTGGTGTTCATCATCGTGCGCCTGGTGACGCGCAGCGCGGTCATGCCCGCGATCGTCGGGCTGCTCGGGGTGGCCATCTCGGCGGCCCTCGCTCTGTTCACCGGCAAGGCCGAAGACAACTTTCTGCCGGGCATCATCATCAATGCCGTTTCGGTGATCGTGCTGCTCGGCTCGATCATCGCGCGCTGGCCGATCATCGGCTTGATCGTCGGGGTGCTCACGGGCGACACGTTCGGCTGGAAGGCCGACCCGGCGAAGTTCCGGGTCGTGCTGATCGCCACCTGGTGCTGGGTGGGGCTGTTCGCGATTCGGCTGGGCGTCGAGGTTCCGCTCTACCTGGCGGGCCAGGCCGAGGCGCTCGCCTCGGCGAAGCTGCTGCTCGGCGTGCCCCTGTATGCGGGCATGCTCTGGGTGACCTGGCTGCTCGTGCGAGCTGCGTTCGGGCACCAGAAGGCTCAGCAGAAAGCTGATCCGGGCGAGGGATGA
- a CDS encoding DUF3710 domain-containing protein, with translation MAVAAGDAEAAPLDAKSAPENRATDGPFDSEEANPARPYVDLGGIKILPREGLQLRLEVEEGTQRVVAVGLDFAGSTLQIQAFAAPRSTGLWHDIRGQIREQIAGQGGSLVERDGVFGPELVAEVPAAGPDGKPVARLARFIGVDGPRWFLRGVIAGDAMTSEDSQAAVEELFRSVVVVRGQSPMPPRDLIPLSIPKTTAGPASTTAI, from the coding sequence GTGGCGGTTGCGGCCGGAGACGCCGAGGCGGCTCCGCTCGACGCCAAGTCCGCCCCGGAGAACCGCGCGACCGACGGCCCCTTCGACTCAGAAGAAGCCAACCCCGCTCGCCCCTACGTCGACCTCGGCGGCATCAAGATCCTTCCGCGTGAAGGCCTGCAGCTGAGGCTCGAGGTCGAAGAGGGAACGCAGCGCGTCGTGGCCGTGGGGCTCGACTTCGCGGGGTCGACCCTGCAGATCCAGGCGTTCGCCGCACCCCGCTCGACGGGGCTCTGGCACGACATCCGCGGGCAGATCCGCGAGCAGATCGCCGGCCAAGGCGGCTCGCTCGTCGAGCGTGATGGCGTGTTCGGCCCGGAACTGGTCGCCGAGGTGCCCGCCGCCGGGCCCGACGGAAAGCCGGTCGCCCGCCTCGCCCGCTTCATCGGCGTCGATGGCCCGCGCTGGTTTCTGCGCGGCGTGATCGCGGGTGACGCCATGACGAGCGAAGATTCGCAGGCCGCCGTCGAAGAACTGTTCCGCAGCGTCGTCGTGGTGCGCGGGCAGTCGCCCATGCCGCCGCGCGACCTGATTCCGCTCAGCATTCCGAAGACCACGGCGGGCCCGGCCAGCACCACGGCGATCTAG
- the dut gene encoding dUTP diphosphatase: MTETVEVLIKAEQIPSYAHPGDAGADLRSTESLILQPGERYTIGTGVSIALPDGYVAFIVPRSGLASKHGITIVNSPGTVDAGYRGEIRVTLLNTDIALPYDIAVGDRIAQMIVMPVTRATFVPVEVLPGSARGEGGFGSTGTADLNESAAAPRSDNPDSEESMP; encoded by the coding sequence GTGACTGAAACCGTCGAAGTTCTCATCAAAGCTGAGCAGATTCCCAGCTACGCTCATCCGGGCGATGCCGGAGCCGATCTGCGCTCGACCGAATCGCTGATTCTTCAGCCCGGCGAGCGGTACACCATCGGCACAGGCGTCTCGATCGCCCTGCCCGACGGCTATGTGGCCTTCATCGTGCCGCGCAGCGGGCTCGCCAGCAAACACGGAATCACCATCGTCAACTCGCCGGGAACAGTGGATGCCGGCTATCGCGGCGAGATTCGCGTCACTCTTCTGAATACTGACATCGCGTTGCCGTACGATATCGCCGTCGGCGACAGAATCGCCCAGATGATCGTCATGCCGGTGACCCGCGCGACCTTCGTTCCCGTAGAAGTGCTGCCGGGCAGCGCCCGCGGCGAAGGCGGTTTCGGGTCGACCGGCACCGCCGATCTTAACGAGTCCGCTGCGGCACCCCGCAGCGACAACCCAGACAGTGAAGAAAGCATGCCGTGA
- a CDS encoding TetR/AcrR family transcriptional regulator — protein sequence MAQPTAFQRARTDEQRAARRAIILETTLSLLTTTRVADLTLNELARTVGLAKSNVLRYFESREAILLELYDREYAAWLDALDVALAGIVSIEPIADVMAQTISERPIFCDLCASAPGVLEHNVSAEVAAAYKRSAVANAERLGALVLPRLGVDSFASGIVFVGGVNIIVGGVWANSQPSTGMAAAYEANPDLRAMRVNLGYSLRELLATLLVGVVARTPRTS from the coding sequence ATGGCCCAGCCCACAGCCTTTCAACGAGCGCGAACCGACGAACAACGTGCCGCCCGGCGCGCGATCATTCTCGAAACGACGCTGTCATTGCTCACGACCACACGCGTCGCCGACCTCACGCTGAACGAACTCGCGCGCACAGTCGGCCTGGCGAAGTCGAACGTGCTGCGGTACTTCGAGTCGCGCGAGGCGATACTGCTCGAACTCTACGATCGCGAATACGCGGCGTGGCTGGATGCGCTCGACGTCGCCCTCGCAGGCATCGTGTCGATCGAGCCCATCGCCGACGTCATGGCGCAGACCATCAGCGAGCGGCCGATCTTCTGCGACCTCTGTGCGAGCGCGCCGGGCGTGCTGGAGCACAACGTCTCTGCAGAGGTGGCGGCGGCGTACAAACGGTCTGCGGTGGCCAATGCCGAACGCCTGGGCGCCCTCGTGCTGCCCCGGCTCGGCGTCGACTCGTTCGCCTCGGGCATCGTCTTCGTCGGCGGGGTCAACATCATCGTCGGCGGCGTGTGGGCCAACTCGCAACCGTCGACCGGAATGGCCGCGGCGTACGAGGCGAATCCCGACCTGCGGGCAATGCGGGTCAACCTCGGGTATTCGCTTCGGGAGCTGCTGGCGACCCTGCTGGTCGGTGTCGTGGCACGAACGCCGCGAACCTCCTGA
- a CDS encoding DUF4193 domain-containing protein, translating to MATDYDAPRKTDDDSDSIEALKERVPDKMSGVVDVDDADNPGGFELPGADLSDLDLDVVVLPPQADEFTCVSCFLVKHRSQIDHQTKLGPVCIECEM from the coding sequence ATGGCAACCGATTACGACGCTCCGCGCAAGACCGACGACGACTCAGACTCGATTGAGGCGCTGAAAGAGCGAGTACCAGACAAGATGTCTGGTGTCGTAGACGTTGACGACGCCGACAACCCCGGTGGCTTCGAACTGCCAGGGGCAGATCTCTCCGACCTCGACCTCGACGTGGTGGTTCTGCCGCCTCAGGCAGACGAGTTCACCTGTGTGAGCTGTTTTCTCGTGAAGCACCGTTCGCAGATCGACCACCAGACCAAACTGGGCCCGGTCTGCATCGAATGCGAAATGTAA
- the acnA gene encoding aconitate hydratase AcnA yields MSAVNSFGSKDTLKVGDASYEVFRLDTVPGFEKLPFSLKVLLENLLRTEDGANITAEHIKALGSWVPTAEPDTEIQFTPARVVMQDFTGVPCIVDLATMREAVGALGGDPTKINPLAPAELVIDHSVIADLFGTENALERNVDIEYERNGERYQFLRWGQTAFDDFKVVPPGTGIVHQVNIEYLARVIFTREVGGVLRAYPDTCVGTDSHTTMVNGLGVLGWGVGGIEAEAAMLGQPVSMLIPKVVGFKLSGSIPAGVTATDVVLTITQMVRKHGVVGKFVEFYGEGVTQVPLANRATIGNMSPEFGSTAAMFPIDDVTLDYLRLTGRSEEQVALVEAYAKLQHLWHDASVEPVFSEYLELDLSTVVPSIAGPKRPQDRVELSNAKYQFEQDLNDYASQDLSRVDASLDGSFPASDPNGFTAQDEDTAHEVSHSHVSHAPSTVSAPTPVVTPAGLNYTLDHGAVAVAAITSCTNTSNPSVMLAAGLLARNAVKKGLTSKPWVKTTLAPGSKVVTDYYEKAGLTGDLEALGFYTVGYGCTVCIGNTGPLIEEVTDAINKNDLAVTAVLSGNRNFEGRISPDVKMNYLASPPLVIAYALAGSMNFDFEVDALGQDTEGQDVFLRDIWPDAAEVQDTIDSSINTGMFTHEYSSVFDGDDRWRSLPTPTGPVFEWEASSTYVRKPPYFDGMTIETTPVSDISGARVLAKLGDSVTTDHISPAGSIKADSPAGKYLSGHGIDRKDYNSYGSRRGNHEVMIRGTFANIRLRNQLLDGVEGGYTRDFTQPDAPQAFIYDASENYQAQGIPLVILGGKEYGSGSSRDWAAKGTSLLGVKAVITESFERIHRSNLIGMGVLPLQFPAGESAGSLGLDGTEVFDITGVEELNEGRTPKTLHVVATPSSNSPEGKQPIEFDAVLRIDTPGEADYYRNGGILQYVLRSLVTAA; encoded by the coding sequence GTGTCTGCAGTAAACAGCTTTGGATCGAAAGACACTCTCAAGGTCGGCGATGCGTCGTACGAGGTCTTTCGCCTCGACACCGTTCCGGGCTTCGAGAAGCTTCCGTTCAGCCTGAAGGTTCTGCTCGAGAACCTGCTCCGCACCGAAGACGGTGCGAACATCACGGCAGAGCACATCAAGGCCCTGGGTTCGTGGGTTCCGACGGCGGAGCCCGACACCGAGATCCAGTTCACCCCCGCTCGCGTGGTGATGCAGGACTTCACCGGCGTGCCCTGCATCGTCGACCTCGCAACGATGCGCGAAGCGGTCGGCGCCCTGGGCGGCGACCCGACGAAGATCAACCCGCTGGCTCCGGCCGAGCTGGTCATCGACCACTCGGTGATCGCCGACCTGTTCGGCACCGAGAACGCCCTCGAGCGCAACGTCGACATCGAGTACGAGCGCAACGGCGAGCGGTACCAGTTCCTGCGCTGGGGCCAGACGGCGTTCGACGACTTCAAGGTCGTTCCGCCGGGAACCGGCATCGTGCACCAGGTCAACATCGAGTACCTGGCCCGCGTCATCTTCACCCGTGAGGTCGGTGGAGTGCTGCGCGCCTACCCCGACACCTGCGTCGGCACCGACTCGCACACCACCATGGTCAACGGCCTCGGTGTGCTCGGCTGGGGCGTCGGCGGCATCGAGGCAGAGGCGGCCATGCTCGGCCAGCCCGTGTCGATGCTCATTCCGAAGGTCGTCGGCTTCAAGCTGAGCGGATCCATCCCGGCCGGCGTCACCGCGACCGACGTCGTGCTCACCATCACGCAGATGGTGCGCAAGCACGGTGTGGTCGGCAAGTTCGTGGAGTTCTACGGCGAAGGTGTCACGCAGGTTCCGCTGGCGAACCGCGCCACCATCGGCAACATGAGCCCCGAGTTCGGCTCGACGGCCGCCATGTTCCCCATCGACGACGTCACGCTCGACTACCTGCGCCTCACGGGCCGCAGCGAAGAGCAGGTCGCCCTCGTCGAGGCCTACGCAAAGCTGCAGCACCTCTGGCACGACGCGTCCGTCGAACCCGTCTTCAGTGAGTACCTCGAGCTCGACCTGTCGACGGTCGTTCCGTCGATCGCCGGCCCGAAGCGCCCGCAAGACCGCGTCGAGCTCAGCAATGCGAAGTACCAGTTCGAGCAAGACCTGAACGACTACGCCTCCCAAGATCTGTCGCGTGTGGATGCTTCGCTCGACGGTTCGTTCCCGGCATCCGACCCCAACGGCTTCACCGCGCAAGACGAAGACACGGCGCACGAGGTGTCGCACTCGCATGTGAGCCACGCACCGTCGACCGTCTCTGCGCCGACGCCGGTCGTCACACCGGCCGGGCTCAACTACACGCTCGACCACGGCGCCGTCGCGGTCGCCGCCATCACCTCGTGCACGAACACGTCGAACCCGAGCGTTATGCTCGCGGCCGGTCTGCTCGCCCGCAACGCCGTGAAGAAGGGCCTCACCTCGAAGCCCTGGGTCAAGACCACACTGGCTCCGGGCTCGAAGGTCGTCACCGACTACTACGAGAAGGCCGGCCTCACGGGCGACCTCGAGGCCCTCGGCTTCTACACGGTCGGCTACGGCTGCACCGTCTGTATCGGCAACACCGGCCCGCTCATCGAAGAGGTGACCGACGCGATCAACAAGAACGACCTCGCCGTCACCGCCGTGCTCTCGGGCAACCGCAACTTCGAGGGCCGCATCAGCCCCGACGTGAAGATGAACTACCTGGCCTCGCCGCCGTTGGTCATCGCGTACGCCCTCGCGGGGTCGATGAACTTCGACTTCGAGGTCGATGCGCTGGGTCAAGACACCGAAGGCCAAGACGTGTTCTTGCGCGACATCTGGCCCGACGCGGCCGAGGTGCAAGACACCATCGACAGCTCGATCAACACCGGAATGTTCACGCACGAGTACTCGAGCGTGTTCGACGGCGACGACCGCTGGCGTTCGCTGCCCACCCCGACCGGCCCGGTCTTCGAGTGGGAGGCGTCGTCGACCTACGTTCGTAAGCCCCCGTACTTCGACGGCATGACCATCGAGACCACGCCGGTCAGCGACATCTCCGGCGCCCGCGTGCTGGCCAAGCTCGGCGATTCGGTCACCACCGACCACATCAGCCCCGCCGGCAGCATCAAGGCCGACAGCCCGGCCGGAAAGTACCTCTCGGGCCACGGCATCGACCGCAAAGACTACAACTCGTACGGCTCGCGCCGCGGCAACCACGAGGTGATGATCCGCGGCACGTTCGCGAACATCCGTCTGCGCAACCAGCTGCTCGACGGAGTAGAGGGCGGCTACACCCGTGACTTCACTCAGCCCGATGCGCCGCAGGCGTTCATCTACGACGCGAGCGAGAACTACCAGGCGCAGGGCATTCCCCTGGTCATCCTGGGCGGCAAGGAGTACGGCTCGGGCTCGTCGCGCGACTGGGCGGCGAAGGGCACCTCGCTGCTCGGCGTCAAGGCGGTCATCACCGAGAGTTTCGAGCGTATTCACCGCTCGAACCTCATCGGTATGGGCGTTCTGCCGCTGCAGTTCCCGGCGGGGGAGTCGGCCGGATCCCTCGGACTCGACGGTACCGAGGTGTTCGACATCACGGGTGTCGAAGAGCTGAACGAGGGCCGCACGCCGAAGACGCTGCACGTCGTCGCTACTCCTTCGAGCAACTCGCCAGAGGGCAAGCAGCCGATCGAGTTCGACGCCGTGCTGCGCATCGACACCCCCGGTGAGGCCGACTACTACCGCAACGGCGGCATTCTGCAGTACGTGCTGCGTTCGCTCGTGACCGCGGCCTAA
- the sepH gene encoding septation protein SepH encodes MQDLTVIGIENGALLVASETGERYRVAIDEVLQSRLRQSTTAPDTGVKVSPREIQAQIRAGMSAEDVARATGASLEYVERFEGPVVAERLHIVSSALRVPVKVSGSDPLRNDPLTDDQSSTFGETIEERLEGLGAIDLRWASWKEETGWIVKLTFTASEIDHDARWQFDPKRHSLTPLNSGAVTLSQQGEIVDGLIPRLRAVDSGAIAALPTGGAGASGSAAAGGADARRIASPGLDLEALDQALEPDEQDDPAVSGAGFASPATASSGGLWGGAAASSSSDTPAGPTAPPVFTEPTPFSRSPFGRTAEESSPAAAAAAVTRQPPGPASHNETADLLEALRRRRGEREAAPFNVGDEDDFDAYGSAGHPSGRGSAAGSAASERDTRPVAHLTRAGDSGAVTPSGTRGSSGSAGGSAGAGGSAGAESPGASAVADSGAGVTTLDGFDDTPAANQRQTGPQSRSKRRTAMPSWDEIVFGARSDDDLN; translated from the coding sequence ATGCAAGATCTAACAGTCATCGGAATCGAGAACGGGGCACTCCTCGTCGCTTCCGAAACGGGTGAGCGTTATCGCGTCGCCATCGACGAAGTACTGCAATCCAGGCTCCGCCAGAGCACGACCGCGCCCGACACGGGCGTCAAGGTCTCGCCACGCGAGATCCAGGCGCAGATCAGGGCCGGCATGAGCGCCGAAGATGTGGCGCGCGCCACAGGAGCGTCACTCGAGTACGTCGAGCGCTTCGAAGGCCCGGTCGTGGCAGAGCGGCTGCACATCGTGAGTTCCGCTCTGCGCGTACCGGTGAAGGTTTCGGGCAGCGACCCGCTGCGTAATGATCCCCTGACCGACGACCAGTCCTCCACGTTCGGCGAGACCATCGAAGAGCGCCTCGAGGGTCTGGGTGCCATCGACCTGCGCTGGGCGAGCTGGAAAGAAGAGACCGGCTGGATCGTCAAGCTGACCTTCACCGCCTCCGAGATCGACCACGACGCGCGCTGGCAGTTCGACCCCAAGCGCCACTCCCTCACGCCGCTGAACTCGGGCGCCGTGACGCTTTCCCAGCAGGGCGAGATCGTCGACGGGCTGATTCCGCGGCTTCGTGCCGTCGATTCGGGCGCGATCGCTGCGCTGCCCACGGGGGGCGCGGGCGCTAGTGGCAGTGCGGCGGCGGGCGGTGCGGATGCCCGGCGAATCGCTTCGCCCGGGCTCGACCTCGAAGCGCTCGACCAGGCGCTGGAGCCCGACGAACAAGACGACCCCGCAGTTTCGGGCGCGGGTTTCGCATCGCCGGCCACCGCTTCGTCGGGCGGCTTGTGGGGCGGCGCCGCGGCCTCCTCTTCTTCGGACACCCCGGCCGGACCCACCGCTCCCCCGGTCTTCACCGAGCCGACACCGTTCTCTCGGTCTCCGTTCGGCCGCACCGCCGAGGAGTCCTCGCCCGCTGCAGCAGCGGCCGCCGTGACCCGGCAGCCACCCGGCCCGGCCTCGCACAATGAGACCGCCGATCTACTCGAAGCCCTGCGCCGCCGCCGCGGTGAGCGCGAGGCGGCCCCGTTCAACGTGGGCGATGAAGACGACTTCGACGCCTACGGTTCCGCCGGGCATCCGTCGGGCCGCGGTTCAGCGGCGGGCTCAGCGGCCAGCGAACGAGACACGCGCCCCGTGGCGCACCTCACGCGGGCCGGCGACTCCGGCGCCGTGACACCGAGTGGCACGCGTGGCTCGAGCGGATCGGCCGGCGGGTCGGCCGGCGCTGGCGGGTCTGCCGGTGCGGAGTCGCCTGGTGCGAGTGCTGTCGCCGATTCCGGCGCCGGCGTCACGACGCTCGACGGTTTCGACGACACTCCCGCGGCGAACCAGCGCCAAACGGGACCGCAATCCCGCTCCAAGCGCCGCACCGCCATGCCCAGCTGGGACGAGATCGTCTTCGGTGCCCGCAGCGACGACGACCTGAACTGA
- a CDS encoding DUF3093 domain-containing protein — protein MSTYREKLVPSGRIYIYLVLLIPASILVFAPINIVIGYVCAVVLYGGSVLVLNVLSPVVSVEGGMLSAGKARIPVSLLGEPEAFTGDAATLARGRKLDARAWLCIRGWIQPVVKVNVHDPADPVPYWLISTRNPNELVAALEGANRELAS, from the coding sequence ATGTCGACGTATCGCGAGAAGCTCGTGCCATCGGGGCGCATCTACATTTACCTGGTGCTGCTCATTCCAGCGAGCATCCTCGTTTTCGCACCCATCAACATCGTCATCGGTTATGTCTGCGCGGTCGTTCTCTACGGCGGTTCTGTGCTTGTACTCAACGTGCTGTCGCCGGTGGTCTCTGTCGAGGGCGGGATGCTCAGCGCAGGTAAAGCGCGAATCCCGGTGTCTCTCCTGGGTGAGCCCGAGGCGTTCACGGGCGACGCCGCCACGCTCGCCCGAGGGCGAAAACTCGACGCCCGGGCGTGGCTGTGCATCCGGGGCTGGATTCAGCCCGTCGTGAAGGTCAACGTGCACGACCCCGCAGACCCGGTGCCGTACTGGCTTATTTCCACCAGAAACCCGAACGAGCTCGTGGCTGCCCTCGAAGGGGCGAACCGCGAGCTCGCAAGTTAG
- a CDS encoding HAD-IC family P-type ATPase produces MTGGAAGEGTGSAESAGPNVGARILTEAHTDGLTGAEVAQRIAAGQTNVTHTPTSRSLGDIVRENVFTFFNGILTVCFIAVLLLGDLRDGFFYGVVVFNALIGIVQELRAKRALDKLAVLAAPETAVRRDGVVTIIRPEEVVLGDLIIARPGDQITADAEVVTTTALFMDESLLTGESDPVPKAVGDRLMSGSLVQSGTAEARVVAVGADSYASKLTAEIRRHSLVHSELRAATNRILVYLSWILVPLIIIIVFGRIATYGGFAALADPNDQSWRQALIDAVAGVVGIIPEGLVLLTSLAFGVAAIALSRQKVLVQELAAVEVLARVDVLCLDKTGTLTTGTIGFHGLEQLPGRVAADLGPCRVALAALSIDDAGNATSRALANHFDIGDAVVEDRLAFSSFRAFSAVRLRHAESTTTWLLGAPERLLHGHPEALAAAHEIASSGRRTLVLSQCDLEPARLVDEPELVREATPACFVILEETLRPEAADTLAYFADEGVRVIIVSGDNPHTVASIARQLNLGDTAVDASTLADDDALSAALETTDVFGRVAPEQKRQLVKLLQAQGHSVAMTGDGVNDAMAIKDADLGIAMGNATPATRAVSRLVLLDSRFDRMPEVLMLGRRVIANVERVSNLFLSKTVYGIVLALFTAIFAWEFPFLPRQLTLVSVLAIGVPSFFLALAPNRRRYRAGVLPRVLKFSVPTGLIAATACLTAYAPMRDRLPQVEAKSLATIALFMVSLSIVSVLARPLSKPRVILVLSMCVAFVLAYLLPFTQSFFVLTVTSPGWLLYVIAVGAVGAFGIEIYYRIAKRRGLVQDRE; encoded by the coding sequence ATGACCGGGGGAGCCGCCGGGGAGGGCACGGGTTCGGCCGAATCGGCCGGCCCGAACGTCGGCGCGCGCATCCTGACCGAGGCTCACACCGACGGTCTCACGGGCGCGGAGGTCGCTCAGCGTATCGCGGCGGGCCAGACGAACGTCACCCACACCCCCACGTCGCGCTCGCTCGGCGACATCGTGCGCGAGAACGTCTTCACGTTCTTCAACGGCATTCTCACCGTGTGCTTCATCGCCGTGCTGCTGCTGGGCGATCTGCGTGACGGGTTCTTCTACGGTGTCGTGGTCTTCAACGCCCTGATCGGCATCGTGCAGGAGCTTCGCGCCAAGCGCGCGCTCGACAAACTCGCCGTGCTCGCGGCACCCGAGACCGCGGTGCGCAGAGACGGTGTCGTCACGATCATCCGGCCGGAAGAGGTGGTGCTCGGCGATCTCATCATCGCCCGGCCCGGCGACCAGATCACCGCCGACGCCGAGGTCGTGACCACCACGGCGTTGTTCATGGACGAATCGCTTCTCACCGGCGAATCCGACCCGGTGCCCAAGGCTGTCGGCGACCGATTGATGTCGGGATCTCTCGTGCAGTCGGGCACCGCAGAAGCTCGAGTCGTCGCGGTTGGGGCGGATTCGTACGCGAGCAAGCTGACCGCGGAGATCCGCAGGCACAGCCTCGTTCACTCGGAGCTGCGCGCGGCGACGAACCGCATTCTCGTCTACCTGTCGTGGATTCTCGTGCCGCTGATCATCATCATCGTGTTCGGGCGCATTGCGACCTACGGCGGGTTCGCGGCGCTGGCCGACCCGAACGACCAGAGCTGGCGGCAGGCCCTCATCGACGCGGTAGCCGGCGTCGTGGGCATCATTCCCGAGGGTCTCGTGCTTCTCACCAGCCTCGCGTTCGGCGTCGCGGCCATCGCCCTCTCACGCCAGAAGGTGCTCGTGCAGGAGCTGGCTGCAGTGGAGGTTCTCGCCAGAGTCGACGTGCTCTGCCTCGACAAGACGGGCACGCTCACCACCGGAACCATCGGGTTCCACGGGCTCGAGCAGTTGCCCGGAAGGGTCGCGGCAGACCTCGGCCCGTGCCGTGTGGCTCTGGCCGCCCTCTCGATCGACGACGCCGGCAACGCGACATCCCGTGCGCTGGCCAACCACTTCGACATCGGCGACGCGGTGGTCGAAGACCGGCTGGCCTTCAGTTCGTTCCGAGCATTCAGCGCGGTGCGGCTGCGGCACGCGGAAAGCACCACCACGTGGCTGCTGGGGGCGCCCGAGCGGCTGTTGCACGGGCATCCGGAGGCCCTTGCGGCCGCGCACGAGATCGCGTCGAGCGGGCGGCGCACGCTCGTGCTCTCGCAGTGCGACCTCGAACCGGCACGACTGGTCGACGAACCCGAACTGGTGCGCGAGGCGACACCGGCGTGCTTCGTGATTCTCGAAGAGACCCTGCGGCCCGAAGCCGCCGACACGCTCGCCTACTTCGCCGACGAAGGCGTGCGGGTCATCATCGTGTCGGGCGACAACCCGCACACTGTCGCGTCGATCGCTCGGCAGCTCAATCTCGGCGACACGGCGGTCGATGCCAGCACGCTCGCCGACGACGACGCCCTTTCGGCTGCGCTCGAGACGACCGATGTGTTCGGCCGTGTCGCGCCAGAGCAGAAACGGCAGCTCGTGAAGCTGCTGCAGGCGCAGGGGCACTCGGTGGCCATGACCGGTGACGGCGTGAACGACGCGATGGCCATCAAAGACGCCGACCTCGGCATCGCGATGGGCAACGCCACCCCAGCGACTCGCGCCGTGTCACGGCTCGTGCTGCTCGACAGCCGCTTCGACCGGATGCCCGAGGTGCTCATGCTCGGCCGGCGGGTCATCGCGAACGTCGAGCGCGTGTCGAACCTGTTCTTGTCGAAGACGGTCTACGGCATCGTGCTGGCCCTGTTCACAGCGATCTTCGCATGGGAGTTTCCGTTCCTGCCCCGGCAGCTCACCCTCGTCTCGGTGCTCGCCATCGGAGTGCCCTCGTTTTTTCTCGCGCTCGCGCCCAACCGCCGTCGGTATCGGGCGGGCGTGCTGCCCCGGGTGCTGAAGTTCTCGGTGCCCACCGGACTCATCGCCGCGACGGCGTGCCTCACGGCATACGCCCCGATGCGCGATCGGCTGCCGCAGGTCGAGGCGAAGAGCCTGGCCACGATCGCGCTGTTCATGGTGTCGCTCTCGATCGTGTCGGTGCTCGCCCGGCCGCTGTCGAAGCCGCGGGTCATCCTTGTGCTCAGCATGTGCGTCGCGTTCGTGCTGGCCTACCTGCTGCCGTTCACACAGAGCTTCTTTGTGCTGACGGTCACGTCGCCGGGCTGGTTGCTCTACGTCATCGCGGTCGGTGCGGTCGGGGCATTCGGCATCGAGATCTACTACCGCATTGCGAAACGGCGCGGGCTCGTTCAAGACCGCGAATAG